A genomic segment from Lates calcarifer isolate ASB-BC8 linkage group LG13, TLL_Latcal_v3, whole genome shotgun sequence encodes:
- the LOC108877993 gene encoding lysosomal membrane ascorbate-dependent ferrireductase CYB561A3 isoform X1: MRQQMQRGGPSSPRCSSTSDCFPLGHLNTAKCGSETSAEPEKHEVKANNTHTALSRMSSIMIFYICYLLCLGLGLACVVCVCYWSERWRGGFAWDGSPLQFNWHPVLMVTGLVVVYGIGAVLYRIPLTWGQNKLPWKLLHAALMLIALVLSIVGLCAVFDFHNANNIPNLYSLHSWIGIAATALFAIQWVVGVAGFLLPCSPISLRKLLKPVHVWMGAGILTLSIAACISGINEKLFFVLKGGSPETLPYSALPSEALLGNSLGVLIVAFGLVVLKILSNHKWQRPDSRPEDMAYTPLLQEENE; the protein is encoded by the exons ATGAG GCAGCAGATGCAGCGGGGTGGTCCTTCATCTCCCCGGTGTTCCTCCACCTCAGATTGCTTCCCCCTCGGCCACCTCAATACAGCCAAATGTGGAAGTGAGACCTCAGCTGAACCAGAGAAACACGAAGTGAAAGCAAATAACACC CATACAGCTCTCTCCAGGATGAGTTCCATCATGATCTTCTACATATGCTACCTGCTGTGCCTGGGCCTGGGCCTGgcctgtgtggtgtgtgtgtgttactggaGCGAACGGTGGCGTGGCGGGTTTGCCTGGGACGGCTCTCCCCTGCAGTTCAACTGGCACCCCGTCCTGATGGTCACAGGTCTGGTGGTGGTGTATGGCATCG GAGCTGTGCTATACCGCATCCCCCTGACCTGGGGTCAGAATAAACTTCCCTGGAAGCTCCTTCATGCTGCACTGATGCTCATCGCCCTGGTCCTGTCAATCGTGGGgctttgtgctgtgtttgattTCCACAATGCCAATAACATCCCCAATCTCTACTCCTTGCACAGCTGGATTGGAATTGCTGCTACAGCTCTTTTCGCCATACAG TGGGTGGTGGGTGTGGCTGGCTTCCTCCTTCCCTGCTCCCCCATATCACTACGGAAACTCCTGAAACCTGTCCATGTGTGGATGGGAGCCGGCATACTGACACTCAGCATCGCTGCCTGCATCTCTGGAATCAACGAGAAACTCTTCTTTGTTCT TAAAGGAGGCAGTCCTGAAACTCTGCCATATTCTGCCCTCCCAAGTGAGGCCTTGTTAGGAAATTCATTAGGAGTTTTGATTGTAGCCTTCGGTCTGGTTGTCCTAAAGATTTTGTCCAACCACAAATGGCAGCGACCTGACTCTCGGCCTGAGGATATGGCTTACACG CCATTGCTtcaagaagaaaatgaatga
- the LOC108877993 gene encoding lysosomal membrane ascorbate-dependent ferrireductase CYB561A3 isoform X2, with protein sequence MSSIMIFYICYLLCLGLGLACVVCVCYWSERWRGGFAWDGSPLQFNWHPVLMVTGLVVVYGIGAVLYRIPLTWGQNKLPWKLLHAALMLIALVLSIVGLCAVFDFHNANNIPNLYSLHSWIGIAATALFAIQWVVGVAGFLLPCSPISLRKLLKPVHVWMGAGILTLSIAACISGINEKLFFVLKGGSPETLPYSALPSEALLGNSLGVLIVAFGLVVLKILSNHKWQRPDSRPEDMAYTPLLQEENE encoded by the exons ATGAGTTCCATCATGATCTTCTACATATGCTACCTGCTGTGCCTGGGCCTGGGCCTGgcctgtgtggtgtgtgtgtgttactggaGCGAACGGTGGCGTGGCGGGTTTGCCTGGGACGGCTCTCCCCTGCAGTTCAACTGGCACCCCGTCCTGATGGTCACAGGTCTGGTGGTGGTGTATGGCATCG GAGCTGTGCTATACCGCATCCCCCTGACCTGGGGTCAGAATAAACTTCCCTGGAAGCTCCTTCATGCTGCACTGATGCTCATCGCCCTGGTCCTGTCAATCGTGGGgctttgtgctgtgtttgattTCCACAATGCCAATAACATCCCCAATCTCTACTCCTTGCACAGCTGGATTGGAATTGCTGCTACAGCTCTTTTCGCCATACAG TGGGTGGTGGGTGTGGCTGGCTTCCTCCTTCCCTGCTCCCCCATATCACTACGGAAACTCCTGAAACCTGTCCATGTGTGGATGGGAGCCGGCATACTGACACTCAGCATCGCTGCCTGCATCTCTGGAATCAACGAGAAACTCTTCTTTGTTCT TAAAGGAGGCAGTCCTGAAACTCTGCCATATTCTGCCCTCCCAAGTGAGGCCTTGTTAGGAAATTCATTAGGAGTTTTGATTGTAGCCTTCGGTCTGGTTGTCCTAAAGATTTTGTCCAACCACAAATGGCAGCGACCTGACTCTCGGCCTGAGGATATGGCTTACACG CCATTGCTtcaagaagaaaatgaatga
- the hdr gene encoding hematopoietic death receptor isoform X4 yields the protein MTSFFLVFFVFILLLLPTGAVPQSALDLKGNRTRRDVSCSASLEYLHGNICCLNCPAGTHVKSHCTSAGEKGECVECDYGTYTEHANGLNQCFMCTRCRSDQEIVRLCIHTQDTKCQCKSGRFCAPDQACEVCKKCSRCEKDEVIVRNCTSTTNTECKKIQPKSVFSSGNAAVIVPLVFAGVITVMMIILFLRKKRCRAPDSQRNLPDGVKAGQYTTVICPTEERKNGDTRRPSHSNWQLEDEQFPKLVPLNGEESLRKCFEYFEEVEVDYHKRFFRQLGITDNVIKSKEHLLYEDKIHELLNIWMEKEGREASLNDLLKALLNLNQRRTAETVREKAIHNHHYICEC from the exons GTTTTTTTCGTATTTATCTTGCTCCTGCTGCCCACGGGGGCGGTTCCACAGTCTGCCCTTGACTTGAAAGGCAACAGAACACGGCGGGATGTCTCTTGCAGTGCCAGCCTGGAGTACCTGCACGGCAACATCTGCTGTTTAAACTGTCCAGCTG gtacACATGTGAAATCACACTGCACCAGCGCAGGAGAGAAGGGGGAATGTGTGGAATGTGACTATGGGACATACACTGAGCACGCCAATGGACTGAATCAGTGTTTCATGTGCACACGGTGTCGCTCAG ATCAGGAAATTGTAAGGCTGTGTATTCACACTCAAGATACCAAATGTCAGTGCAAATCAGGGCGATTTTGTGCTCCTGACCAAGCATGTGAAGTGTGCAAGAAGTGTTCAAG GTGTGAAAAAGATGAAGTGATAGTGAGGAACTGCACCTCTACCACCAACACGGAGTGCAAGAAAATCCAGCCCAAATCTGTCTTTTCCTCAG GAAACGCAGCAGTGATTGTGCCACTGGTTTTTGCTGGTGTCATCACTGTAATGATGATAATACTTTTCTTGAGGAAGAAGAGATGCAGAGCACCAG ACTCTCAGAGAAATCTGCCTGATGGGGTGAAGGCTGGACAG TACACTACTGTCATCTGTCCCACTGAGGAAAGGAAGAATGGAGATACCCGAAGGCCAAGCCACTCAAACTGGCAACTG GAAGATGAGCAATTCCCCAAACTTGTTCCTCTGAATg GTGAAGAGTCTCTGAGGAAATGCTTCGAGTATTTTGAAGAAGTAGAAGTCGACTACCACAAGAGATTCTTCCGTCAGCTTGGGATTACTGACAATGTGATCAAAAGCAAAGAGCACCTTCTTTATGAAGACAAGATCCATGAATTGCTGAATATTTGGATGGAGAAAGAGGGTAGAGAGGCTAGCTTAAATGATCTGCTGAAAGCATTACTTAATTTGAATCAGAGGCGAACAGCTGAGACTGTCAGGGAGAAAGCTATTCACAATCATCATTACATCTGTGAGTGTTGA
- the hdr gene encoding hematopoietic death receptor isoform X2, translated as MTSFFLVFFVFILLLLPTGAVPQSALDLKGNRTRRDVSCSASLEYLHGNICCLNCPAGTHVKSHCTSAGEKGECVECDYGTYTEHANGLNQCFMCTRCRSDQEIVRLCIHTQDTKCQCKSGRFCAPDQACEVCKKCSRCEKDEVIVRNCTSTTNTECKKIQPKSVFSSGNAAVIVPLVFAGVITVMMIILFLRKKRCRAPDSQRNLPDGVKAGQYTTVICPTEERKNGDTRRPSHSNWQLVRSKPSAGMGDEHKALCESLNSSASNSQHSLTSLPSSAFPAPPPQASPVVPRQLNRREDEQFPKLVPLNGEESLRKCFEYFEEVEVDYHKRFFRQLGITDNVIKSKEHLLYEDKIHELLNIWMEKEGREASLNDLLKALLNLNQRRTAETVREKAIHNHHYICEC; from the exons GTTTTTTTCGTATTTATCTTGCTCCTGCTGCCCACGGGGGCGGTTCCACAGTCTGCCCTTGACTTGAAAGGCAACAGAACACGGCGGGATGTCTCTTGCAGTGCCAGCCTGGAGTACCTGCACGGCAACATCTGCTGTTTAAACTGTCCAGCTG gtacACATGTGAAATCACACTGCACCAGCGCAGGAGAGAAGGGGGAATGTGTGGAATGTGACTATGGGACATACACTGAGCACGCCAATGGACTGAATCAGTGTTTCATGTGCACACGGTGTCGCTCAG ATCAGGAAATTGTAAGGCTGTGTATTCACACTCAAGATACCAAATGTCAGTGCAAATCAGGGCGATTTTGTGCTCCTGACCAAGCATGTGAAGTGTGCAAGAAGTGTTCAAG GTGTGAAAAAGATGAAGTGATAGTGAGGAACTGCACCTCTACCACCAACACGGAGTGCAAGAAAATCCAGCCCAAATCTGTCTTTTCCTCAG GAAACGCAGCAGTGATTGTGCCACTGGTTTTTGCTGGTGTCATCACTGTAATGATGATAATACTTTTCTTGAGGAAGAAGAGATGCAGAGCACCAG ACTCTCAGAGAAATCTGCCTGATGGGGTGAAGGCTGGACAG TACACTACTGTCATCTGTCCCACTGAGGAAAGGAAGAATGGAGATACCCGAAGGCCAAGCCACTCAAACTGGCAACTGGTGAGATCCAAACCCTCAGCCGGAATGGGAGATGAGCATAAAGCGCTCTGTGAAAGCCTCAACAGCTCAGCCAGTAACTCCCAGCACAGTCTAACCAGCCTGCCCTCCTCTGCCTTCCCCGCACCCCCTCCCCAAGCCAGCCCCGTGGTCCCCAGGCAGCTCAACAGGAGG GAAGATGAGCAATTCCCCAAACTTGTTCCTCTGAATg GTGAAGAGTCTCTGAGGAAATGCTTCGAGTATTTTGAAGAAGTAGAAGTCGACTACCACAAGAGATTCTTCCGTCAGCTTGGGATTACTGACAATGTGATCAAAAGCAAAGAGCACCTTCTTTATGAAGACAAGATCCATGAATTGCTGAATATTTGGATGGAGAAAGAGGGTAGAGAGGCTAGCTTAAATGATCTGCTGAAAGCATTACTTAATTTGAATCAGAGGCGAACAGCTGAGACTGTCAGGGAGAAAGCTATTCACAATCATCATTACATCTGTGAGTGTTGA
- the hdr gene encoding hematopoietic death receptor isoform X3 — protein MTSFFLVFFVFILLLLPTGAVPQSALDLKGNRTRRDVSCSASLEYLHGNICCLNCPAGTHVKSHCTSAGEKGECVECDYGTYTEHANGLNQCFMCTRCRSDQEIVRLCIHTQDTKCQCKSGRFCAPDQACEVCKKCSRCEKDEVIVRNCTSTTNTECKKIQPKSVFSSGNAAVIVPLVFAGVITVMMIILFLRKKRCRAPDSQRNLPDGVKAGQQYTTVICPTEERKNGDTRRPSHSNWQLEDEQFPKLVPLNGEESLRKCFEYFEEVEVDYHKRFFRQLGITDNVIKSKEHLLYEDKIHELLNIWMEKEGREASLNDLLKALLNLNQRRTAETVREKAIHNHHYICEC, from the exons GTTTTTTTCGTATTTATCTTGCTCCTGCTGCCCACGGGGGCGGTTCCACAGTCTGCCCTTGACTTGAAAGGCAACAGAACACGGCGGGATGTCTCTTGCAGTGCCAGCCTGGAGTACCTGCACGGCAACATCTGCTGTTTAAACTGTCCAGCTG gtacACATGTGAAATCACACTGCACCAGCGCAGGAGAGAAGGGGGAATGTGTGGAATGTGACTATGGGACATACACTGAGCACGCCAATGGACTGAATCAGTGTTTCATGTGCACACGGTGTCGCTCAG ATCAGGAAATTGTAAGGCTGTGTATTCACACTCAAGATACCAAATGTCAGTGCAAATCAGGGCGATTTTGTGCTCCTGACCAAGCATGTGAAGTGTGCAAGAAGTGTTCAAG GTGTGAAAAAGATGAAGTGATAGTGAGGAACTGCACCTCTACCACCAACACGGAGTGCAAGAAAATCCAGCCCAAATCTGTCTTTTCCTCAG GAAACGCAGCAGTGATTGTGCCACTGGTTTTTGCTGGTGTCATCACTGTAATGATGATAATACTTTTCTTGAGGAAGAAGAGATGCAGAGCACCAG ACTCTCAGAGAAATCTGCCTGATGGGGTGAAGGCTGGACAG cAGTACACTACTGTCATCTGTCCCACTGAGGAAAGGAAGAATGGAGATACCCGAAGGCCAAGCCACTCAAACTGGCAACTG GAAGATGAGCAATTCCCCAAACTTGTTCCTCTGAATg GTGAAGAGTCTCTGAGGAAATGCTTCGAGTATTTTGAAGAAGTAGAAGTCGACTACCACAAGAGATTCTTCCGTCAGCTTGGGATTACTGACAATGTGATCAAAAGCAAAGAGCACCTTCTTTATGAAGACAAGATCCATGAATTGCTGAATATTTGGATGGAGAAAGAGGGTAGAGAGGCTAGCTTAAATGATCTGCTGAAAGCATTACTTAATTTGAATCAGAGGCGAACAGCTGAGACTGTCAGGGAGAAAGCTATTCACAATCATCATTACATCTGTGAGTGTTGA
- the hdr gene encoding hematopoietic death receptor isoform X1: MTSFFLVFFVFILLLLPTGAVPQSALDLKGNRTRRDVSCSASLEYLHGNICCLNCPAGTHVKSHCTSAGEKGECVECDYGTYTEHANGLNQCFMCTRCRSDQEIVRLCIHTQDTKCQCKSGRFCAPDQACEVCKKCSRCEKDEVIVRNCTSTTNTECKKIQPKSVFSSGNAAVIVPLVFAGVITVMMIILFLRKKRCRAPDSQRNLPDGVKAGQQYTTVICPTEERKNGDTRRPSHSNWQLVRSKPSAGMGDEHKALCESLNSSASNSQHSLTSLPSSAFPAPPPQASPVVPRQLNRREDEQFPKLVPLNGEESLRKCFEYFEEVEVDYHKRFFRQLGITDNVIKSKEHLLYEDKIHELLNIWMEKEGREASLNDLLKALLNLNQRRTAETVREKAIHNHHYICEC, translated from the exons GTTTTTTTCGTATTTATCTTGCTCCTGCTGCCCACGGGGGCGGTTCCACAGTCTGCCCTTGACTTGAAAGGCAACAGAACACGGCGGGATGTCTCTTGCAGTGCCAGCCTGGAGTACCTGCACGGCAACATCTGCTGTTTAAACTGTCCAGCTG gtacACATGTGAAATCACACTGCACCAGCGCAGGAGAGAAGGGGGAATGTGTGGAATGTGACTATGGGACATACACTGAGCACGCCAATGGACTGAATCAGTGTTTCATGTGCACACGGTGTCGCTCAG ATCAGGAAATTGTAAGGCTGTGTATTCACACTCAAGATACCAAATGTCAGTGCAAATCAGGGCGATTTTGTGCTCCTGACCAAGCATGTGAAGTGTGCAAGAAGTGTTCAAG GTGTGAAAAAGATGAAGTGATAGTGAGGAACTGCACCTCTACCACCAACACGGAGTGCAAGAAAATCCAGCCCAAATCTGTCTTTTCCTCAG GAAACGCAGCAGTGATTGTGCCACTGGTTTTTGCTGGTGTCATCACTGTAATGATGATAATACTTTTCTTGAGGAAGAAGAGATGCAGAGCACCAG ACTCTCAGAGAAATCTGCCTGATGGGGTGAAGGCTGGACAG cAGTACACTACTGTCATCTGTCCCACTGAGGAAAGGAAGAATGGAGATACCCGAAGGCCAAGCCACTCAAACTGGCAACTGGTGAGATCCAAACCCTCAGCCGGAATGGGAGATGAGCATAAAGCGCTCTGTGAAAGCCTCAACAGCTCAGCCAGTAACTCCCAGCACAGTCTAACCAGCCTGCCCTCCTCTGCCTTCCCCGCACCCCCTCCCCAAGCCAGCCCCGTGGTCCCCAGGCAGCTCAACAGGAGG GAAGATGAGCAATTCCCCAAACTTGTTCCTCTGAATg GTGAAGAGTCTCTGAGGAAATGCTTCGAGTATTTTGAAGAAGTAGAAGTCGACTACCACAAGAGATTCTTCCGTCAGCTTGGGATTACTGACAATGTGATCAAAAGCAAAGAGCACCTTCTTTATGAAGACAAGATCCATGAATTGCTGAATATTTGGATGGAGAAAGAGGGTAGAGAGGCTAGCTTAAATGATCTGCTGAAAGCATTACTTAATTTGAATCAGAGGCGAACAGCTGAGACTGTCAGGGAGAAAGCTATTCACAATCATCATTACATCTGTGAGTGTTGA